In the genome of Coraliomargarita sinensis, one region contains:
- a CDS encoding PilN domain-containing protein, producing MNEESTTEPEPEVSAPTPVLALPGYLFFVDRIDLPTALEPSEIDDFAELSLEGLAPFPIEQLYWGFLYSESAGSILLYAAYKERIKALGYDKLEEYLWVLPDFATLWGAHFTDRTVVLLESGDEGSEIIFPGGDTLPEGVLSHGPDAKAPELTPDYHLQLESIKVSEKGLPAFHFQAVDSGEGELPGHLAKLAPAEDELWRADVRDADFKKSERSTRKLTAWITRATGYAVLFAVFMLLLEGILFAGGLWLETRSTEIAEQAPKVRRIEDKQSLMNKLDQVAQNELRPIAILDALNKVRPEGIYFTNTVTEDQNRITVDGIANTINELNAYTESLETSGNFILREDPQILTRGGKTTFTATLDYIHTEASEPQEKDEAETNQEAEG from the coding sequence TTGAACGAAGAAAGTACAACCGAACCAGAGCCGGAAGTTAGCGCGCCAACGCCCGTTCTAGCCCTGCCGGGGTATCTCTTTTTCGTCGATCGAATCGACCTGCCCACGGCACTGGAACCCTCCGAGATCGACGATTTTGCCGAACTCAGCCTTGAGGGCCTCGCCCCCTTCCCCATTGAACAGCTGTACTGGGGCTTTCTCTACAGTGAATCCGCCGGAAGTATCCTGCTCTATGCCGCGTATAAAGAGCGCATCAAAGCTCTCGGTTACGACAAGCTGGAAGAATATCTCTGGGTTCTCCCCGATTTTGCCACACTCTGGGGCGCTCACTTTACCGATCGTACTGTGGTGCTTCTGGAGAGCGGGGATGAAGGCAGTGAGATCATTTTCCCAGGGGGAGATACATTGCCTGAGGGGGTTCTCTCGCACGGCCCGGATGCAAAAGCGCCCGAACTGACGCCAGACTATCACCTCCAACTCGAGTCCATCAAAGTCAGCGAAAAAGGCTTACCTGCCTTTCATTTTCAAGCGGTTGACTCCGGCGAAGGGGAACTCCCCGGACATCTGGCAAAACTGGCTCCCGCCGAAGATGAGCTCTGGCGGGCTGATGTTCGGGATGCGGATTTCAAGAAGAGCGAGCGCAGTACTCGAAAATTAACTGCCTGGATCACCCGTGCGACCGGCTATGCCGTCCTGTTCGCGGTCTTCATGCTACTGCTCGAGGGCATTCTCTTTGCCGGTGGCCTTTGGCTGGAAACACGAAGCACCGAAATTGCCGAACAAGCCCCTAAAGTCAGGCGTATCGAAGACAAACAGAGTTTGATGAATAAACTCGATCAAGTTGCTCAAAACGAACTGCGCCCGATCGCGATACTCGATGCACTGAACAAGGTACGCCCGGAAGGCATTTACTTCACGAACACCGTCACCGAGGACCAAAACCGCATTACGGTCGACGGTATCGCCAATACGATTAACGAGTTGAACGCCTACACCGAATCGCTGGAAACATCTGGTAATTTTATATTACGGGAAGATCCCCAGATCCTAACACGCGGCGGCAAGACAACCTTTACTGCAACGCTCGATTACATCCATACGGAAGCTTCGGAACCCCAGGAGAAGGATGAAGCGGAAACGAACCAGGAGGCAGAGGGATGA
- a CDS encoding secretin N-terminal domain-containing protein, giving the protein MKSSFHLLLISLLFAAVSGLQAQESETSPIEPDLEQPDEIIGTLILSDESALQVLDLLEQLTDKIILRRQDISPAKINFNSRGEITKREAVLALESLLTLNGIMLTDMGGRFMKAVPATDVNRHVPEMLVGSTLGLSSSQKIYAKLFKLDYLNAEQASGTLIQPLLSQNSSFVPFPKSNALLVTDALINLQRIEGILAEADQPETLRETVKFIKLDYIQAAEAQNQIENLIQGPLKSYLEGNTSVSSDERTNQLILITHPGNVSIIMDVIANVDVDAAPLTGSEVFQLRQAKAEEVVPIIEGIISGQREGREKDAEVARNNELQNNQNNTGNNNNAGNAPKQPQTTPNSAASAASETNASLQFSNFVGLSADERTNSIVAYGTQQDLKTLKELIEKIDIPLPQVLIEAVITQVTLNETQASGLSSLSLTYNGSTRTFEEILMGTAGGISLTSPEGAGIPLDNPSDFILSGAITPTNSDSDSRVLSAPRIVVSHNEEGIINVSRSQPIITSSLSSGISDSLNTRSSIEFRDIGIQLTVTPLIGADGTVQMVIEQTVENVVETVTIDNNQQPVIGKREATSTISVKNGEIIVLGGLQENSETEGNSYFPLVGRLPVIKEILGGKNNDYDRSEIIIFIRPTILTNPSEAGRLANEYIESVEETEVLKKYLENNTTDDSYLEGTKFEKDKPAFRLRWPNF; this is encoded by the coding sequence ATGAAATCCAGCTTTCACCTTCTTCTGATCAGCCTCTTATTTGCGGCCGTAAGCGGTCTACAAGCACAGGAGTCCGAAACTTCGCCGATTGAACCTGATCTCGAGCAACCTGATGAAATCATCGGCACTCTTATTCTCAGCGATGAATCGGCACTGCAGGTACTTGATCTGCTTGAACAACTTACCGACAAGATCATCCTCCGCCGGCAGGACATCTCTCCTGCGAAGATCAACTTCAACTCACGGGGAGAAATCACCAAGCGAGAGGCAGTCCTAGCCTTGGAAAGCCTGCTCACACTCAACGGCATCATGCTGACGGATATGGGGGGGCGCTTCATGAAGGCTGTACCCGCCACCGATGTAAACCGCCACGTGCCCGAGATGCTGGTCGGAAGTACCCTCGGCCTGAGTTCCAGTCAAAAAATCTACGCCAAGCTTTTTAAACTCGATTATCTTAATGCCGAGCAAGCCAGCGGCACCCTGATTCAACCTCTGCTTTCGCAAAACTCCAGCTTTGTGCCCTTTCCTAAATCCAACGCATTATTGGTTACGGATGCACTGATCAACCTTCAGCGTATCGAAGGGATCCTGGCCGAAGCCGACCAACCGGAAACGCTTCGTGAGACCGTCAAGTTCATCAAGCTCGACTACATCCAGGCTGCCGAGGCACAGAACCAAATCGAGAACCTTATCCAGGGGCCGCTCAAGAGCTATCTCGAAGGCAACACTTCCGTCAGTTCGGACGAGCGGACCAACCAGCTCATTTTAATCACCCACCCCGGGAACGTCTCGATCATTATGGACGTGATCGCCAACGTGGATGTCGATGCGGCTCCGCTAACCGGCAGCGAAGTCTTTCAGCTGCGCCAGGCCAAAGCCGAAGAAGTGGTACCGATCATTGAGGGCATCATCAGTGGACAACGTGAAGGCCGAGAAAAAGACGCCGAAGTCGCCCGAAATAATGAACTTCAGAACAACCAGAACAATACGGGCAACAATAACAACGCCGGCAATGCCCCAAAACAACCACAGACAACCCCGAATTCAGCTGCCTCCGCTGCCTCGGAAACCAATGCTTCGCTGCAATTCTCAAATTTTGTGGGGCTCTCCGCAGACGAACGCACCAATTCCATCGTCGCCTACGGCACCCAACAGGACCTCAAAACGCTGAAAGAACTGATCGAAAAGATCGATATTCCGCTGCCGCAGGTACTGATTGAGGCGGTGATCACCCAGGTCACGCTGAATGAAACGCAGGCCAGCGGGCTCAGTAGCCTTAGTCTGACTTACAACGGCAGCACCAGAACTTTTGAAGAAATCCTTATGGGCACGGCAGGCGGCATCTCGCTTACCAGTCCAGAAGGGGCAGGAATCCCACTGGATAACCCGAGCGATTTCATCCTCAGCGGGGCCATCACACCGACGAATTCCGACAGTGACAGCCGGGTATTATCGGCACCGCGTATCGTCGTCAGCCACAACGAAGAAGGCATTATCAATGTCAGCCGTTCCCAGCCTATTATCACCTCTTCACTCAGTTCGGGCATCAGCGACAGCCTTAACACCCGCAGCAGTATTGAGTTCCGGGACATCGGTATCCAGCTAACCGTAACACCCCTGATTGGAGCCGACGGAACCGTACAAATGGTCATTGAACAGACAGTGGAGAATGTTGTCGAAACGGTCACTATCGACAATAATCAACAACCTGTCATCGGCAAGCGTGAGGCCACTTCGACCATTAGCGTGAAAAATGGTGAAATCATCGTACTCGGCGGCCTGCAAGAGAACAGCGAGACCGAAGGAAACAGCTACTTCCCTCTGGTCGGTCGCCTGCCGGTAATTAAAGAAATCCTTGGAGGCAAAAACAACGATTACGACCGCTCCGAAATCATCATATTTATTCGCCCGACAATCCTGACCAACCCGTCCGAAGCTGGACGACTCGCGAATGAGTACATAGAGAGCGTAGAAGAGACAGAGGTTCTGAAAAAATACCTTGAGAACAATACCACCGACGACTCTTACCTTGAAGGGACCAAATTCGAAAAGGATAAACCAGCCTTCCGCCTGAGATGGCCGAACTTTTAA